A genomic window from Trichomycterus rosablanca isolate fTriRos1 unplaced genomic scaffold, fTriRos1.hap1 scaffold_196, whole genome shotgun sequence includes:
- the LOC134306511 gene encoding IgGFc-binding protein-like, which translates to VNGTFTATPFSLHGGAIQVYQSGFSVVISTDFGLVVKYDANYYVTISVPYDYQNGTCGLCGNFNYRSEDDFRTPSGEILSSDVEFANSWKVDGDTDETCQTPQCSGLDCVCTVDQRNLYSNADSCGILVDTSGPFANCHSVVSPWIFMENCVYDLCVTGRHQQTLCQALNVYAAQCQQHGIQLGHWRREGFCEIPCPANSHFQSQGTSCPATCSDPSAPVNCPLQNQESCICDPGYVLSAGECVPQSSCGCTFEGLYYADGQSVVLDEDCGRQCTCSNMVMSCQPYQCGPQEMCGLHNGVRGCRPIGYSTCLVEGLGTYHTFDERMFSYPGACELILARVMGPASQPHFVVTVQKVATVSQDFSRVLRFEAQGSQVSVEMKEGGKAQVDGQEVALPFSVGSGQILIYHSSVKGVIIETSFGVTVRADWPHLIRITAPTTYTGILGGLCGNLNGNPEDEFYSPVGEFQNDTQQFGDSWRDGSLSAHCVESENNWEQGYYQNSSQFDQHCSILASPDGPFAQCHSSLETQDWIEECTHYLEQTGGAREALCEALRGYAVLCQQSGISVGEWRNITNCEFPCPANSHYEVCGTSCPATCPSLSFPFLCTQHCQEGCQCDNGLLLSEDQCVPPVGCGCLYEGRYRQGGERFWSGEQCQSFCECSGTTGYVSCSPLYCNEYETCSIVEGEYGCHPRPYATCYASGDPHYMSFDGLWFDFQGTCRYTLASVCNDSQGLPYFEVIGQNEPWYGLPVSITVEVSINVSGHLVILSQYAYGTANIDGVTRNLPVLLDFGSVSVYSSGPYTYVTTDFGLSVSYDGSYTATVTVPGNYSGATCGLCGNFNYDQNDDFLTRSGELASSATEFGASWNVENNTTCHHGGEDPTTCSDQARAESLCGILRDTAGPLSSCHAYVDPQAHFDNCVFDVCISDFSNDVLCHSIATYVSACQSANVVILPWRVNTTCPLYCPENSHYELCGTDCGHTCASSVDAICDRTCTEGCFCNEGFVRSGGLCVPVEQCGCLHDGFYFHIGEKFWTQECSQHCECFASNDLRCVSTSCSPTQECAIRNGRLGCYSQMSSCMVTGDPHYYTYDGAVAHFQGTCSYEISQTCGYVSDNGLQFRVVATNMHRGSTVVSFVSAVDVWLNYLGEEKQITIGLNRNVKVDGNHTDSLPAQLGQIAEIYQEQNFVVVNASSELLVYFDGSMTLVVKLGPSYRGSVCGMCGNNNQDPADDKTMPNGTFAPNDNDFGNSWRSNTSSPGCGANDQNRDSEDCPFRQEYSDLCSIITNTSGPFQQCHQYINPETYYSSCVYDLCAYSGRDMLCPSVEAYEIACTMMELQIPDWRTGLSCMTVDPCEELHCTENEWCGERNGAFGCFCNENSPKTNPETYDSSEICESSTGTMSLSRCQLFEAGFMANSLHLSDPSCMGTIQDGRLVFHFDNDDHICGTNFTANGTHFIYENVIQGEMNSTITTVIRNKVLELRFSCIYQLSQTITMDTELNPILSIVRKTLPAGEGMYQVRMIPYQDAAFSHPYNGSVDIEVDQRIYIEVHVQGVDSRQIATVMDSCWATPTNNVNDAVRWDLITNKCPNSEDNTVEMIENGVSETGRFSFRMFAFYSNYAKVFLHCRVHLCLRQDNCEVQCNSRHHLPNYRAGRSVDAHDIASISMGPFIRAC; encoded by the exons GTGAACGGGACCTTCACAGCAACACCATTCAGCCTCCACGGTGGCGCCATTCAAGTCTATCAGTCGGGTTTCTCTGTGGTCATCAGTACAGATTTCGGCCTGGTTGTTAAATATGATGCCAATTACTATGTGACCATCAGTGTGCCTTATGATTACCAAAATGGCACATGTGGCCTGTGTGGCAACTTCAACTACCGCTCAGAAGATGACTTCCGCACACCTTCAGGAGAGATCTTGAGCTCagatgtggagtttgcaaactcCTGGAAGGTAGATGGGGACACAGACGAAACCTGTCAGACTCCACAGTGCTCGGGTCTGGATTGTGTCTGTACCGTAGATCAGAGAAACCTTTATAGTAATGCAGACAGTTGTGGCATCCTGGTGGATACTAGTGGTCCATTTGCCAACTGCCACTCAGTGGTGTCACCCTGGATCTTCATGGAGAACTGTGTCTATGATCTGTGTGTGACTGGCAGACACCAGCAAACCTTGTGCCAGGCACTCAATGTGTATGCAGCCCAATGTCAGCAGCATGGCATACAGCTTGGTCACTGGAGGAGAGAAGGTTTCTGTG AAATCCCATGCCCTGCAAACAGTCACTTTCAGTCCCAGGGAACGAGCTGCCCAGCAACCTGCAGTGACCCTTCTGCACCTGTCAACTGCCCCCTGCAAAATCAGGAGAGCTGCATCTGTGATCCAGGATATGTTCTCAGTGCTGGAGAGTGTGTTCCACAAAGCAGCTGTGGCTGCACATTTGAAGGTCTCTACTATGCTGATGGTCAGTCAGTGGTTTTAGACGAGGACTGTGGCAGACAATGCACTTGCAGCAACATGGTAATGAGCTGCCAACCCTACCAGTGTGGTCCACAGGAAATGTGTGGTCTCCATAATGGTGTAAGAGGCTGCAGACCCATCGGTTATTCCACCTGTTTGGTTGAAGGACTAGGCACATATCACACCTTTGATGAACGAATGTTCAGTTATCCAGGAGCCTGTGAACTTATCCTGGCAAGGGTAATGGGACCAGCGTCACAACCTCATTTTGTAGTGACAGTGCAGAAGGTGGCCACGGTCTCTCAGGACTTTTCTAGGGTGCTGAGGTTCGAGGCACAGGGATCTCAGGTCTCTGTAGAGATGAAAGAAGGAGGAAAGGCACAG GTTGATGGTCAGGAGGTTGCACTTCCATTCAGTGTTGGCTCAGGCCAAATCCTCATCTACCACAGCAGTGTGAAGGGCGTCATTATCGAAACATCATTTGGGGTGACCGTGAGAGCTGACTGGCCACATCTAATCCGAATCACTGCACCCACCACCTATACTGGGATTCTTGGTGGTCTTTGTGGCAATCTGAATGGAAACCCTGAAGACGAGTTCTACAGCCCAGTTGGAGAATTTCAGAATGATacacaacagtttggggacAGCTGGCGAGATGGGTCACTTTCAGCCCACTGTGTGGAGTCAGAAAATAACTGGGAGCAGGGATATTATCAGAATAGCAGCCAGTTCGACCAGCACTGCAGCATCTTGGCTTCACCCGATGGACCCTTtgctcagtgtcacagcagtctgGAGACACAGGACTGGATTGAGGAGTGCACCCATTATTTGGAACAGACAGGGGGTGCTCGAGAGGCCCTGTGTGAAGCCTTGAGGGGTTATGCTGTACTTTGCCAGCAAAGTGGTATCAGTGTAGGAGAATGGAGAAACATCACTAACTGTG AATTCCCCTGCCCTGCAAATAGCCACTATGAGGTGTGTGGTACATCCTGCCCTGCAACTTGCCCCAGTCTATCTTTCCCTTTTCTGTGCACCCAACATTGCCAGGAAGGATGCCAGTGTGATAATGGTCTGCTGCTTAGTGAAGACCAGTGTGTTCCTCCAGTGGGCTGTGGATGCCTTTACGAAGGTCGCTACAGGCAAGGTGGGGAGCGCTTCTGGTCGGGAGAACAGTGCCAGTCCTTCTGCGAGTGTAGTGGTACCACAGGTTACGTCAGCTGTAGCCCATTGTATTGCAATGAGTATGAAACATGCAGCATCGTTGAAGGAGAATATGGCTGCCATCCTCGACCCTATGCCACATGCTATGCTTCAGGGGACCCCCACTACATGTCTTTTGATGGACTATGGTTCGACTTCCAAGGCACATGCAGATACACACTGGCGAGTGTATGTAATGATTCTCAGGGGCTACCATATTTTGAAGTCATCGGACAAAATGAACCATGGTACGGTCTCCCAGTGTCAATCACCGTTGAGGTTTCAATCAATGTTTCAGGCCATCTGGTAATCCTTTCACAGTACGCGTACGGGACAGCTAAC ATTGACGGAGTCACCAGGAACCTCCCTGTCCTGCTAGATTTTGGCAGTGTGTCTGTTTACTCCAGTGGACCGTACACATATGTTACAACTGACTTTGGACTCAGTGTGAGTTATGATGGCTCATACACAGCGACCGTCACTGTACCAGGAAATTACAGTGGAGCTACATGTGGCCTGTGTGGTAACTTCAATTATGATCAAAATGATGATTTCCTTACTCGCTCTGGAGAGCTGGCTTCCTCAGCTACAGAGTTTGGAGCCAGTTGGAATGTTGAGAACAACACAACATGCCACCACGGAGGAGAAGATCCTACAACTTGTTCAGATCAAGCTAGGGCAGAGTCTTTGTGTGGGATCCTTAGAGACACTGCGGGTCCACTGAGCTCCTGTCATGCCTATGTGGATCCTCAGGCCCACTTTGATAATTGTGTATTTGATGTCTGCATCTCTGACTTCAGTAATGATGTACTGTGCCATTCCATTGCAACCTACGTTAGTGCCTGCCAATCTGCCAACGTTGTGATTTTGCCCTGGAGAGTGAACACCACCTGTC CTCTATACTGTCCTGAAAACAGCCACTACGAACTGTGTGGTACAGACTGTGGGCATACCTGTGCCAGCAGTGTAGATGCCATATGTGATAGGACCTGTACAGAGGGTTGCTTCTGTAATGAAGGCTTTGTGAGAAGTGGAGGCCTCTGTGTACCAGTGGAGCAGTGTGGTTGCTTGCATGATGGATTCTATTTTCAT ATCGGTGAGAAGTTCTGGACTCAAGAATGCTCCCAGCATTGCGAATGCTTTGCCTCCAATGACCTGCGCTGCGTCTCCACCTCTTGCAGCCCCACCCAGGAATGTGCGATCCGGAATGGCAGACTTGGTTGCTACAGCCAAATGTCCTCCTGCATGGTCACGGGTGATCCCCATTACTACACCTATGATGGAGCTGTAGCACACTTTCAG GGCACGTGTTCATATGAGATTTCTCAGACCTGCGGGTATGTGTCTGACAATGGCCTACAATTCCGTGTGGTGGCGACCAACATGCACCGTGGAAGCACCGTCGTGTCCTTCGTATCTGCAGTGGATGTGTGGCTGAACTATCTAGGAGAGGAGAAACAGATTACCATCGGACTGAACCGCAATGTGAAG GTTGATGGGAATCACACGGACTCACTTCCTGCTCAGCTTGGCCAAATTGCAGAGATCTACCAAGAGCAGAACTTTGTGGTCGTGAATGCATCGAGTGAGCTCTTGGTCTACTTCGATGGCAGTATGACACTTGTGGTAAAACTGGGCCCGAGCTACCGTGGATCAGTCTGTGGAATGTGTGGCAACAATAATCAGGATCCTGCAGATGACAAGACCATGCCCAATGGAACATTTGCACCCAACGATAACGACTTCGGCAACAGCTGGAGATCAAACACCAGCAGCCCAGG ATGTGGTGCCAATGACCAGAACCGTGATTCTGAAGACTGTCCCTTCAGACAAGAGTATTCTGATCTCTGTAGCATCATCACCAACACCAGTGGACCCTTCCAGCAGTGCCATCAGTACATCAACCCTGAAACCTACTACTCTTCATGTGTGTATGACCTGTGTGCTTACTCGGGCAGAGACATGCTCTGTCCATCAGTGGAGGCTTATGAGATCGCTTGCACCATGATGGAACTCCAGATACCAGACTGGCGCACTGGGCTATCATGCA TGACGGTGGACCCCTGTGaggagctgcactgcactgagAATGAATGGTGTGGGGAGAGAAATGGCGCCTTTGGCTGCTTCTGTAATGAGAACAGTCCTAAAACAAACCCAGAGACCTATG aCTCTTCTGAGATTTGTGAGAGCAGTACCGGCACCATGTCTCTGTCCCGCTGTCAGCTATTCGAAGCTGGTTTTATGGCAAACAGCCTTCACCTGAGTGACCCCAGCTGCATGGGAACGATCCAAGATGGCAGACTGGTGTTCCATTTTGATAATGACGACCACATCTGTGGCACGAATTTCACG GCCAATGGCACCCACTTCATCTATGAGAACGTTATCCAGGGGGAAATGAACTCAACAATAACCACCGTTATCAGAAACAAAGTACTGGAGCTGCGCTTCTCCTGCATCTACCAGCTCAGTCAGACAATCACCATGGACACAGAGTTAAATCCCATTCTGAG CATTGTGCGGAAGACTCTTCCAGCCGGAGAGGGCATGTACCAGGTCAGGATGATACCTTACCAGGACGCCGCTTTCTCCCACCCCTACAACGGCAGTGTGGACATAGAGGTGGACCAGCGGATCTACATTGAGGTCCATGTTCAGGGGGTGGACAGCCGCCAGATAGCCACGGTGATGGATTCATGCTGGGCCACTCCTACGAATAATGTGAATGATGCCGTTCGCTGGGATCTCATCACTAACA